One Deinococcus aerius DNA segment encodes these proteins:
- a CDS encoding branched-chain amino acid ABC transporter substrate-binding protein gives MQKARNKGWFKGAALSALLLAGGASAATIKVATVSPLSGSLTTIGSEVKRGAELAVRAQAGAFRAMGYDLVLAPYDDQASAALGGQVAKTILADKGVIGVVGALNSSVSNVLAQAFAPAKLAVVSPTSTNDGLTENGWTNFSRVVSPDSAQGVAAAGYIADELKANSVFVISDNTAYGNGLTRVLLSNLKKRGIKVAGYTGASASTPAQIADVVKQVKASGAPVVYFGGTDDTGSLLVKSLRAAGVKATFMGGDGLDSPSFLQRAGIAGAGVVYSTGFGPVSAFSNALDFTDRYKAAYKTAPSGVAVYSYDAMMVLLEGIKAAANQAGRVPTRAQVSEAVRKVNLPACFSADKSKCMTVTGAVNFSNTGERQRSRLLIMRFDDVLQPQVAKVQIVTADSLK, from the coding sequence ATGCAGAAGGCAAGGAACAAAGGTTGGTTCAAGGGTGCCGCACTCTCCGCGTTGTTGCTGGCGGGCGGGGCGAGCGCGGCCACGATCAAGGTGGCGACGGTCAGCCCCCTGAGCGGCAGCCTGACGACCATCGGCAGCGAGGTCAAGCGCGGGGCGGAACTCGCGGTGCGGGCGCAGGCGGGGGCCTTTAGGGCGATGGGGTACGACCTCGTCCTCGCGCCCTACGACGATCAGGCCTCGGCGGCGCTGGGCGGGCAGGTCGCCAAGACGATCCTGGCGGACAAGGGCGTGATCGGCGTGGTCGGGGCGCTGAACTCCAGCGTCTCGAACGTGCTGGCGCAGGCGTTCGCGCCTGCCAAGCTCGCGGTCGTGTCGCCGACCAGCACGAACGATGGCCTGACCGAGAACGGCTGGACGAACTTCAGCCGGGTCGTCTCGCCCGACAGCGCACAGGGCGTGGCGGCAGCCGGGTACATCGCCGACGAGCTGAAGGCGAACTCGGTGTTCGTGATCTCCGACAACACCGCCTACGGCAACGGGCTCACGCGCGTGCTGCTCAGCAACCTGAAAAAGCGCGGGATCAAGGTCGCGGGCTACACGGGCGCCTCCGCCTCCACCCCCGCCCAGATCGCCGACGTTGTCAAGCAGGTCAAGGCGAGCGGCGCCCCGGTCGTGTACTTCGGCGGCACGGACGACACCGGCTCGCTGCTCGTCAAGTCGCTGCGCGCGGCGGGCGTCAAGGCGACCTTTATGGGCGGGGACGGCCTCGACTCGCCCAGCTTCCTCCAGCGGGCGGGAATCGCCGGGGCGGGCGTGGTGTACAGCACCGGCTTCGGCCCGGTGAGCGCTTTCTCCAACGCGCTGGACTTCACCGACCGTTACAAGGCGGCCTACAAGACCGCGCCGAGCGGCGTGGCCGTGTACTCCTACGACGCCATGATGGTCCTCCTGGAGGGCATCAAGGCCGCCGCGAACCAGGCAGGCCGCGTGCCCACCCGCGCCCAGGTCAGCGAGGCGGTGCGCAAGGTGAACCTCCCCGCCTGCTTCAGCGCGGACAAGTCCAAGTGCATGACCGTGACGGGTGCGGTCAACTTCTCCAACACGGGTGAGCGGCAGCGGTCGCGCCTGCTCATCATGCGCTTCGACGACGTTCTCCAGCCCCAGGTCGCCAAGGTCCAGATCGTCACCGCCGACAGCCTGAAGTAA
- the ppsA gene encoding phosphoenolpyruvate synthase: MNMIRWFQTLRMTDVEVVGGKNASIGEMIQGLAGAGVRVPGGFATTADAFRAFLSHNGIEEKINGKLSSLDVNDVVALAAAGREIRGWVEQGELPAELEQAIRGAYAQMTAEAGGTEPDVAVRSSATAEDLPEASFAGQQETFLNVRGIDSVLHHVRLVFASLYSDRAISYRVHHNFEHSEVALSAGVQRMVRTDLGVSGVAFTLDTESGYRDAVLVTAAYGLGELVVQGAVNPDEFFVYKPALKAGKRAVLRRTLGSKARKMIYAEGGGVESVDVPEADRRRFCLSDEDLTELARQCVTIEEHYGRPMDIEWGKDGRDGQIYILQARPETVQSRAGRTLERFELQGKGEVLVEGRAVGSRIGAGTVRVVRDPAEMDQVREGDVLVADMTDPDWEPVMKRASAIVTNRGGRTCHAAIIARELGIPAVVGTGNATRELKSGQDVTVSCAEGDTGYVYEGRLPFRVDRVELDAMPPVPMKIMMNVASPDRAFSFAALPNEGVGLARVEFVISNVIGIHPRALLDYPNVPEDVKAQIEEKAAGYATPRDFFREKLAEGVASIAAAFAPKPVIVRLSDFKSNEYAHLIGGPAYEPQEENPMIGFRGASRYRSPDFAAAFALECGAIREVRDGMGLTNVQVMIPFVRTVGEAKTIIEILEKNGLKRGENDLKIIMMCEVPSNAILAEQFLEHFDGYSIGSNDLTQLTLALDRDSGLVADMFDEQNEAVLTLMSQAIKAAKKQGKYVGICGQGPSDHPALAAWLMEQGIDSVSLNPDSVLGTWLHLAGEGTGERETARA, translated from the coding sequence ATGAACATGATTCGCTGGTTCCAGACACTAAGGATGACGGACGTGGAGGTCGTGGGCGGCAAGAACGCCTCCATCGGCGAGATGATTCAAGGCCTCGCGGGGGCCGGGGTGCGGGTGCCCGGCGGCTTTGCCACAACCGCCGACGCCTTCCGCGCGTTTCTGAGCCACAACGGGATCGAGGAGAAGATCAACGGGAAGCTCTCCTCCCTGGATGTCAATGATGTTGTTGCCCTCGCCGCCGCTGGCCGGGAGATTCGGGGCTGGGTGGAACAGGGCGAGCTGCCCGCCGAGCTGGAACAGGCCATCCGGGGCGCCTACGCGCAGATGACAGCGGAGGCCGGGGGAACCGAGCCCGACGTGGCCGTGCGTTCGAGCGCGACCGCTGAGGACCTTCCCGAAGCTTCCTTCGCGGGCCAGCAGGAAACCTTCCTCAACGTGCGGGGCATCGATTCCGTGCTGCACCACGTCCGCCTCGTCTTCGCCAGCCTCTACAGCGACCGGGCCATTTCCTACCGTGTCCACCACAACTTCGAGCATTCGGAGGTCGCGCTCTCGGCGGGTGTGCAGCGGATGGTCCGCACCGACCTGGGCGTGAGCGGTGTGGCCTTTACCCTCGACACGGAGAGCGGCTACCGGGACGCGGTGCTGGTGACGGCGGCCTACGGGCTCGGCGAACTCGTCGTGCAGGGGGCGGTGAATCCCGACGAGTTCTTCGTGTACAAGCCCGCGTTGAAGGCCGGGAAACGCGCCGTGTTGCGCCGCACCCTGGGGAGCAAGGCCAGGAAGATGATCTATGCCGAGGGGGGCGGCGTCGAGTCGGTGGACGTGCCCGAGGCCGACCGTCGCCGCTTCTGCCTCTCGGACGAGGACCTGACCGAACTCGCCCGGCAGTGCGTGACCATCGAGGAGCATTACGGCCGCCCGATGGACATCGAGTGGGGCAAGGATGGACGCGATGGGCAAATCTACATCCTCCAGGCCCGGCCCGAGACGGTGCAGAGCCGCGCCGGGCGAACGCTGGAACGCTTCGAGCTTCAGGGCAAGGGCGAGGTGCTGGTGGAGGGCCGGGCGGTGGGAAGCCGCATCGGGGCCGGGACCGTGCGCGTCGTCCGCGACCCTGCCGAGATGGATCAGGTGCGGGAGGGGGACGTGCTGGTGGCCGACATGACCGACCCCGACTGGGAGCCGGTGATGAAGCGGGCCAGCGCCATCGTGACCAACCGGGGCGGGCGCACCTGCCACGCGGCGATTATCGCGCGGGAGTTGGGGATTCCGGCGGTGGTGGGCACGGGGAACGCGACCCGCGAACTGAAAAGCGGGCAGGACGTGACCGTGAGCTGCGCGGAGGGTGACACCGGCTACGTGTACGAGGGCCGTCTCCCCTTCCGGGTGGACCGGGTGGAACTGGACGCCATGCCCCCCGTCCCCATGAAGATCATGATGAACGTCGCCTCGCCCGACCGCGCCTTCTCCTTCGCGGCGCTGCCCAACGAGGGCGTGGGGCTGGCGCGGGTGGAGTTCGTCATCTCCAACGTGATCGGCATTCATCCCCGGGCGCTGCTGGACTACCCGAATGTGCCGGAGGACGTGAAGGCGCAGATCGAGGAGAAGGCCGCCGGGTACGCCACGCCACGCGACTTCTTCCGCGAGAAGCTGGCCGAGGGGGTGGCAAGCATTGCGGCGGCCTTTGCCCCCAAGCCGGTGATCGTGCGCCTGTCCGACTTCAAGAGCAACGAGTACGCCCACCTGATCGGCGGCCCCGCCTACGAGCCGCAGGAGGAGAACCCCATGATCGGCTTCCGGGGCGCCTCCCGTTACCGCTCGCCCGATTTTGCCGCCGCCTTCGCGCTGGAGTGCGGGGCGATCCGCGAGGTGCGCGACGGGATGGGCCTGACGAACGTGCAGGTCATGATTCCCTTCGTCCGCACGGTGGGCGAGGCGAAAACCATTATCGAGATTCTGGAGAAAAACGGCCTGAAGCGCGGCGAGAACGATCTGAAGATCATCATGATGTGCGAGGTGCCCAGCAACGCCATCCTGGCCGAGCAGTTCCTGGAGCACTTCGACGGCTACTCCATCGGCTCCAACGACCTGACGCAGCTCACGCTGGCGCTCGACCGCGACTCGGGACTGGTGGCCGACATGTTCGATGAGCAGAACGAGGCCGTGCTGACGCTGATGAGTCAGGCGATCAAGGCTGCCAAGAAGCAGGGCAAATACGTCGGCATCTGCGGGCAGGGTCCCAGCGATCACCCCGCCCTGGCCGCGTGGCTGATGGAACAGGGCATTGACTCGGTGAGCCTCAACCCCGACTCGGTGCTCGGCACCTGGCTGCACCTGGCGGGCGAGGGGACCGGGGAGCGGGAGACGGCGCGGGCGTAG
- a CDS encoding pyruvate, water dikinase regulatory protein: MTPLPRTVLIVSDHTGLTAENTARALLAHFPNQPLKYLQRPFVASVAAAQGVAREVSALAGRGDRPLIFTTITDPAVLRELEAAPARVFDLLGPGLNLLEEEFGVRAARSVGRYHDMHDQNGYLARMDALDFALATDDGLGDRQYGLADVILVGVSRAGKTPTSLFLALQHGVRASNYPLAEDDFERESLPIPLEPHRAKLHGLTIDPRRLHAIRTQRKPNSRYASLEQCEHEVRRAERLFQRAGIPVRDTTSASVEEIAAGILAQVRRG, from the coding sequence ATGACCCCACTGCCCCGCACCGTCCTGATCGTCTCGGACCACACCGGCCTGACCGCCGAGAACACCGCCCGCGCCCTGCTCGCGCACTTCCCGAATCAGCCCCTCAAGTATCTCCAGCGGCCCTTCGTCGCCAGCGTGGCGGCGGCGCAGGGGGTGGCGCGCGAGGTCTCCGCCCTGGCGGGGCGCGGTGACCGCCCGCTGATCTTCACGACGATCACCGACCCCGCCGTGCTGCGCGAGCTGGAGGCCGCACCGGCCCGCGTCTTCGACCTGCTCGGCCCCGGCCTGAACCTGCTGGAGGAGGAATTCGGCGTGCGGGCCGCCCGCAGCGTGGGCCGCTACCACGACATGCACGACCAGAACGGCTACCTGGCGCGGATGGACGCCCTCGACTTCGCCCTCGCCACCGACGACGGCTTGGGCGACCGTCAGTACGGCCTGGCCGACGTGATCCTGGTGGGGGTCAGCCGCGCGGGGAAGACGCCGACCAGCCTCTTCCTGGCGCTGCAACATGGGGTCCGGGCCAGCAACTACCCCCTCGCCGAGGACGACTTCGAGCGTGAGTCGTTGCCCATCCCGCTGGAACCCCACCGCGCCAAGCTGCACGGCCTGACCATCGACCCCCGCAGGCTGCACGCCATCCGCACCCAGCGCAAGCCGAACAGCCGCTACGCCAGCCTGGAGCAGTGCGAACACGAGGTCCGGCGGGCCGAGCGCCTGTTCCAACGCGCAGGAATCCCGGTCCGAGACACGACGAGTGCGAGTGTGGAGGAGATCGCGGCGGGGATTCTGGCGCAGGTGCGGCGGGGGTAG
- a CDS encoding MFS transporter, which yields MTHRPLPRPLNFAAVFLAAALTVELLDELVDGATGAAWPLVRQDLSLSYVELGLLLGLPGILVNLVEPFLGLLADLGYRRALILGGGVLFAASLALFAVAGGFWPLLAALVLFYPASGAFVSLTQAALMDAEPARREQNMASWALAGSVGNVVGPLLIGLAVTLGLGWRAVFALLAVSTVVALIGVRKSPSLSQEAPTGEKLDWRDAARGVVAALRRGEVRASLALLECANLTGDVFRSFVALYFVDAVGATPAAAGLAVAVLTGVGLVGDVLVLPLLERVPGVRYLRASAWVTAIVFPAFLLIPHLGAKLALLGLLGMLNSGWYAVLQARLYASLPERSGTVMALGSVAGMVSGAVLLGLGAIAQHFGVEAALWLLLAGPLALLVGLPRRASLGSR from the coding sequence GTGACCCACCGCCCGCTCCCGCGTCCGCTGAACTTCGCCGCCGTCTTTCTGGCCGCCGCGCTCACCGTCGAACTGCTCGACGAGCTGGTGGATGGAGCCACTGGGGCTGCCTGGCCGCTTGTGCGCCAGGACCTCTCGCTCTCGTACGTCGAGTTGGGGCTGCTGCTGGGGCTGCCCGGCATCCTCGTCAACCTCGTGGAGCCCTTTCTGGGGCTGCTTGCCGATCTGGGTTACCGGCGGGCGCTCATCCTGGGCGGCGGGGTCTTGTTTGCGGCCTCACTCGCGCTGTTTGCCGTGGCCGGGGGCTTCTGGCCGCTCCTCGCCGCGCTCGTGCTGTTCTACCCGGCCTCGGGCGCCTTCGTCAGCCTCACGCAGGCCGCCCTGATGGACGCCGAGCCCGCCCGCCGTGAGCAGAACATGGCCAGCTGGGCGCTGGCGGGTTCGGTGGGCAACGTGGTCGGGCCGCTGCTCATTGGCCTCGCCGTGACGCTGGGGCTGGGCTGGCGGGCCGTGTTCGCGCTGCTCGCCGTGTCGACCGTCGTGGCCTTGATCGGAGTGCGGAAGTCCCCGTCTCTTTCCCAGGAGGCGCCGACGGGAGAGAAGCTCGACTGGCGGGACGCGGCGCGGGGCGTCGTGGCGGCGCTCCGGCGCGGCGAGGTGCGGGCCTCGCTCGCCTTGCTGGAGTGCGCCAACCTGACGGGGGACGTGTTTCGCAGCTTTGTCGCCCTGTACTTTGTGGACGCGGTGGGGGCGACTCCGGCCGCAGCGGGTCTGGCGGTCGCGGTGCTGACGGGCGTGGGGCTAGTGGGCGACGTGCTCGTGCTGCCGCTGTTGGAACGGGTGCCCGGTGTGCGCTACCTGCGGGCGAGTGCGTGGGTGACGGCCATTGTGTTTCCTGCTTTCCTGCTCATCCCTCACCTTGGGGCCAAACTCGCCTTGCTGGGCCTGCTGGGAATGCTCAACTCGGGGTGGTACGCGGTGTTGCAGGCCCGGCTGTACGCGAGTTTGCCAGAGCGTAGCGGCACGGTGATGGCGCTGGGCAGCGTGGCGGGCATGGTGAGCGGGGCAGTGCTGCTGGGGCTCGGTGCAATTGCCCAACACTTCGGGGTGGAGGCGGCCCTGTGGCTGCTCCTCGCGGGGCCGCTCGCGCTGCTCGTGGGATTGCCAAGGCGAGCCTCATTGGGCAGTCGCTGA
- a CDS encoding lactate 2-monooxygenase, translated as MTNIGSGRGRTRQTQVYVRGMGGERPRVPVAPERLQEAARAKLSPADFAYIAGGAGAERTMRANLAAFERVRLIPRRLVGSRERDLSVELLGRTLPTPLLLAPIGVLESAHPEADLAVARAAAAEGVPFIFSSQASVPMEGCAAAMGESPRLFQLYWGTDDEVTRSFVRRAEACGAAAIVLTLDTTLLGWRPRDLDLGHLPFLRGRGIAQYLSDPVFRSRLEIPLPAPAVQPPRTPALIRAGSELAAKGRAFGLSPSQMRAAAARFTATYTRPDLGWDDVSRLRKWTRLPILLKGILHPDDAREAARRGVDGLIVSNHGGRQIDGEIGALDALPAVVAAAGDLPVLFDSGVRTGSDVAKALALGARAVLLGRPYAYGLALAGEAGVREVIQNVLAEFDLTLGLLGVRAARDLGPGNLAPPSLSTQP; from the coding sequence ATGACCAACATCGGGTCCGGGCGGGGCAGGACACGGCAGACGCAGGTGTACGTGCGGGGGATGGGTGGCGAGCGCCCCCGCGTTCCGGTCGCCCCCGAGCGGTTGCAGGAGGCCGCCCGGGCAAAGCTCAGCCCGGCGGACTTCGCCTACATCGCGGGCGGGGCCGGGGCCGAGCGCACCATGCGGGCGAATCTCGCGGCCTTCGAGCGCGTGCGGCTCATCCCCCGCCGTCTGGTCGGCTCCCGTGAACGTGACCTCAGCGTAGAACTGCTGGGGCGCACCCTCCCCACGCCCCTCCTCCTCGCGCCTATCGGGGTGCTGGAGAGTGCCCACCCCGAGGCCGACCTCGCCGTGGCACGCGCCGCCGCCGCCGAGGGAGTGCCCTTCATCTTCAGCTCCCAGGCGTCGGTACCGATGGAGGGGTGCGCCGCGGCGATGGGGGAGAGCCCCCGCCTCTTCCAGCTCTACTGGGGCACCGACGACGAGGTGACCCGCTCCTTTGTGCGCCGGGCGGAGGCTTGCGGGGCGGCGGCTATCGTCCTGACCCTCGACACGACGCTGCTGGGCTGGCGGCCGCGCGACCTCGACCTGGGCCACCTGCCCTTCCTGCGGGGACGCGGCATCGCGCAGTACCTCAGCGACCCGGTGTTCCGCTCACGGCTGGAGATCCCACTTCCAGCGCCCGCCGTGCAGCCTCCCCGCACCCCCGCCCTTATCCGGGCCGGGAGTGAACTCGCCGCCAAGGGCCGCGCTTTTGGCCTCAGCCCCTCCCAGATGCGCGCCGCCGCCGCCCGCTTCACCGCCACCTACACCCGCCCCGACCTCGGCTGGGACGACGTGAGCCGCCTGCGCAAGTGGACGCGGCTCCCCATCCTCCTGAAGGGCATCCTCCACCCCGACGATGCTCGGGAAGCCGCGCGTCGGGGTGTGGACGGCCTGATCGTCAGCAACCACGGCGGGCGCCAGATTGACGGTGAGATCGGCGCGCTCGACGCCCTGCCAGCGGTGGTCGCGGCGGCGGGAGACCTCCCCGTCCTCTTCGACAGCGGTGTCCGCACCGGCTCGGACGTGGCGAAGGCCCTCGCGCTGGGGGCGCGGGCGGTGCTGCTGGGGCGGCCCTACGCCTACGGTCTCGCCCTCGCGGGAGAGGCGGGGGTGCGGGAGGTCATCCAGAACGTCCTCGCCGAGTTCGACCTGACTCTGGGGCTGCTGGGTGTGCGGGCGGCCCGGGATCTTGGACCGGGGAACCTGGCACCACCTTCACTGTCGACACAGCCCTGA
- the cpdB gene encoding 2',3'-cyclic-nucleotide 2'-phosphodiesterase, which produces MTALLLGAAGAQTVDLRILETTDLHSNALGYDYYQDKPTGEFGFEYTATLIKQARDEKRNTLLYDNGDLIQGTPLGDFVARVQPLKEGQLHPMHEAMRLLKYDAGNLGNHEFNYGLPYLQQVLSAAPMPYVSANTYKDDGTGKPGENAFTPYLIERKTVYDAEGRPYVLNVGVIGFLPPQIVQWDKSNLDGKIVTTDIVEAARKFVPEMKAKGADIIVAVAHSGINADYQPGQENVATELTKVDGIDVVLSGHSHQEFPGPVYKDIPGADITKGTINGKPVVMAGFWGNDLGIVDLKLNYDRKSQKWTIADSTTSLRPIWDKTAKKSLVTPDPRIARAVKQANEGTLAYVRGKVADLAAPITSYWALVQDDPSVQLVSNAQIAYVKAALADTQYKDLPVLSAAAPFKAGGRSGPSYYTDIPAGTLAIKNVADLYVYPNTVQAVVVNGAGVQEWLERAAGQFKQIDPSKTEPQALVDESFPTYNFDVIDGVTYEIDVTQPSRYGSKGELVNEGAHRIKNLMYQGKPIDPNQQFVIATNNYRASGGGSFPGLNGKNIVLQAPDETRQALIKYFQDQKTVNPTADGNWKLTPIPGVTLLYVSSPNAQKTLPAGATLLRTREDGFAEYSIKF; this is translated from the coding sequence ATGACCGCCCTGCTGCTCGGAGCGGCGGGCGCGCAGACTGTCGACCTGCGTATCCTCGAAACGACCGACCTGCACTCCAACGCGCTGGGCTACGACTACTACCAGGACAAGCCCACGGGCGAGTTCGGGTTCGAGTACACCGCCACCCTGATCAAGCAGGCCCGTGACGAGAAGCGCAACACGCTGCTTTACGACAACGGCGACCTGATCCAGGGCACGCCGCTGGGTGACTTCGTGGCGCGGGTGCAGCCCCTCAAGGAGGGCCAGCTCCACCCCATGCACGAGGCCATGCGCCTGCTGAAGTACGACGCGGGCAACCTGGGCAACCACGAGTTCAACTACGGCCTGCCCTACCTCCAGCAGGTGCTTTCCGCCGCGCCCATGCCTTACGTGAGCGCGAACACCTACAAGGACGACGGCACCGGCAAGCCCGGCGAGAACGCCTTCACCCCCTACCTGATCGAGCGCAAGACCGTCTACGACGCCGAGGGCCGCCCCTACGTCCTCAACGTCGGCGTGATCGGCTTCCTGCCCCCGCAGATCGTGCAGTGGGACAAGTCCAACCTCGACGGCAAGATCGTCACCACCGACATCGTCGAGGCGGCACGCAAGTTTGTCCCCGAAATGAAGGCCAAGGGTGCGGACATCATCGTCGCCGTCGCGCACAGCGGCATCAACGCCGACTACCAGCCCGGCCAGGAGAACGTCGCCACCGAGCTGACGAAGGTGGACGGCATCGACGTGGTCCTCAGCGGCCACAGCCATCAGGAGTTCCCCGGGCCGGTGTACAAGGACATCCCCGGCGCCGACATCACCAAGGGTACGATCAACGGCAAGCCCGTCGTGATGGCCGGGTTCTGGGGCAATGACCTGGGCATCGTGGACCTGAAGCTCAACTACGACCGCAAGAGCCAGAAGTGGACGATTGCGGACAGCACCACCAGCCTGCGCCCCATCTGGGACAAGACGGCCAAGAAGAGCCTCGTCACGCCCGACCCCCGCATCGCCCGCGCTGTCAAGCAGGCCAACGAGGGCACGCTGGCCTACGTGCGCGGCAAGGTCGCCGACCTCGCGGCCCCCATCACCTCCTACTGGGCGCTCGTGCAGGACGACCCCAGCGTGCAGCTCGTCAGCAACGCGCAGATCGCCTACGTCAAGGCCGCGCTGGCCGACACCCAGTACAAGGACCTGCCCGTGCTGAGCGCCGCCGCGCCCTTCAAGGCCGGGGGCCGGAGTGGCCCGAGCTACTACACCGACATTCCCGCCGGGACGCTCGCCATCAAGAACGTCGCCGACCTGTACGTGTACCCCAACACGGTTCAGGCCGTCGTCGTGAACGGCGCGGGCGTGCAGGAGTGGCTGGAGCGTGCCGCCGGGCAGTTCAAGCAGATCGACCCCAGCAAGACCGAGCCCCAGGCCCTCGTGGACGAGTCCTTCCCCACCTACAACTTCGACGTGATCGACGGCGTGACCTACGAGATCGACGTGACCCAGCCCTCCCGCTACGGCAGCAAGGGCGAGCTGGTGAACGAGGGTGCCCACCGCATCAAGAACCTGATGTACCAGGGCAAGCCCATCGACCCCAACCAGCAGTTCGTGATCGCCACGAATAATTACCGCGCCTCGGGCGGCGGCTCCTTCCCCGGCCTGAACGGCAAGAACATCGTCCTCCAGGCCCCCGACGAGACGCGCCAGGCGCTCATCAAGTACTTCCAGGACCAGAAGACGGTCAACCCCACCGCCGACGGCAACTGGAAGCTCACGCCCATCCCCGGCGTGACCCTGCTGTACGTCAGCAGCCCGAACGCGCAGAAGACCCTGCCCGCCGGAGCCACGCTGCTGCGAACGCGCGAGGACGGGTTCGCGGAGTATTCGATCAAGTTCTGA
- a CDS encoding redox-sensing transcriptional repressor Rex — protein MTGIPTATISRLVTYLRILEGLEAQDVSRTSSGDLAERAGVTAFQVRKDLAYFGRFGTRGMGYTVPILKRELLRVLGLNQTWNVVIVGVGRLGQAIANYPGASDYQFQYVGLFDVNPELVGQSVRGLPVRHVDELRDFVRTTRVDMGFLAVPPERAQDAAQSLADAGVRGILNFAPTVIQPRTLERSGQQEISDEWRAVIVENVDFLAGMKRLAFYILNPHLKTVEPEENE, from the coding sequence ATGACCGGCATCCCGACGGCCACCATCAGCCGCCTCGTGACCTACCTGCGGATTCTGGAGGGTCTGGAGGCGCAGGACGTGAGCCGCACGAGCAGTGGTGACCTTGCCGAGCGGGCCGGGGTCACCGCGTTCCAGGTCCGCAAGGACCTCGCCTACTTCGGGCGCTTCGGCACGCGCGGCATGGGGTACACCGTACCCATCCTCAAGCGCGAGTTGCTGCGGGTGCTGGGCCTGAACCAGACCTGGAACGTGGTGATTGTCGGCGTGGGGCGGCTGGGGCAGGCCATTGCCAACTACCCCGGCGCCAGCGACTACCAGTTTCAGTACGTGGGCCTGTTCGACGTGAATCCCGAGCTGGTGGGCCAGAGCGTGCGCGGTCTGCCGGTGCGCCACGTGGACGAGCTGCGGGACTTCGTCAGGACCACGCGGGTGGACATGGGCTTTCTCGCCGTGCCGCCCGAACGCGCCCAGGATGCCGCGCAGAGCCTCGCCGACGCTGGGGTGCGCGGCATCCTGAACTTTGCCCCCACGGTCATACAGCCGCGAACGCTGGAACGCTCCGGCCAGCAAGAAATCAGTGACGAATGGCGTGCTGTGATTGTGGAGAACGTGGATTTTCTGGCGGGGATGAAGCGCCTGGCCTTCTACATCCTGAACCCCCACCTGAAGACGGTCGAACCGGAGGAGAATGAATGA
- a CDS encoding SPOR domain-containing protein produces MSGAPGKARRWPDLLIGLLVVLLLGGFGVLLLGQRAPQVQVAQAPPSSTSSTPSDTTSPPVIPSAPGTDLGTGATEATTQTPDNSADAGQDNGSPSTQASTPQTDNPPATAAPSDTAPEASAPSTTTDQGNTSSAPTASNSSGAVPVVPAEPIPAAPEAPPTPQVDVPSAPPSSAVEPSTSGATTPAPTVPPRAGGAVATSEQRTPLRSDYRISLGTFGSEGTAQSRTEGVRALGYTVYPIDVGSQVVAQVGPFADEATARQALADIQRVYPRALLYPPRNRSLSGDSGTSASSTPDTRSTPAERPTSTPEATNTPETPSEAATPPAAKPTPAPSGPVYLQVGAFDRVESAQRLVGLLRDQGYAPTVNAPEGGKVTVLIGPFSGEAVTDTEAKLDAGGFDHFRVR; encoded by the coding sequence GTGAGCGGGGCGCCGGGCAAGGCGCGCCGCTGGCCCGACCTGCTGATCGGCCTGCTGGTGGTGCTGCTGCTGGGGGGCTTTGGCGTCCTGCTGCTGGGGCAACGCGCGCCCCAGGTGCAGGTAGCCCAGGCTCCTCCGTCCTCCACGTCCTCCACCCCGTCCGACACCACCTCGCCGCCCGTCATCCCCAGCGCTCCCGGAACGGATCTCGGGACCGGGGCGACAGAGGCGACAACCCAGACGCCCGACAACTCTGCCGACGCGGGGCAGGACAACGGCTCCCCATCCACCCAGGCTTCTACCCCCCAGACGGACAATCCCCCAGCGACCGCCGCACCGTCTGACACGGCTCCCGAAGCGAGCGCTCCCAGCACGACGACCGATCAGGGCAACACCAGTTCCGCACCCACTGCCTCCAACTCCTCCGGCGCGGTGCCCGTGGTGCCTGCCGAGCCCATCCCGGCGGCTCCTGAAGCCCCGCCCACACCGCAGGTCGACGTGCCCAGCGCTCCACCGTCCTCCGCGGTGGAGCCCTCGACTTCCGGGGCGACGACGCCCGCTCCCACCGTCCCACCCCGCGCGGGCGGGGCCGTCGCCACGAGTGAGCAGCGCACACCGCTGCGGAGCGACTACCGCATCAGCCTGGGGACCTTCGGCAGCGAGGGCACGGCGCAGAGCCGCACCGAGGGGGTCCGGGCGCTGGGCTACACCGTCTACCCCATCGACGTGGGCAGCCAGGTCGTCGCGCAGGTCGGCCCCTTCGCCGACGAGGCCACAGCCCGGCAGGCCCTGGCGGACATCCAGCGCGTGTATCCGCGCGCCCTGCTGTACCCGCCCCGCAACCGCAGCCTGAGTGGTGATAGCGGGACCAGTGCGTCCAGCACACCGGACACCAGGTCCACCCCCGCCGAGCGCCCCACCTCCACCCCGGAAGCCACGAACACGCCCGAGACCCCCAGCGAGGCCGCGACCCCGCCCGCCGCGAAACCCACCCCCGCGCCCAGCGGTCCTGTCTACCTTCAGGTCGGCGCCTTCGACCGGGTGGAGAGCGCCCAGCGGCTGGTGGGCCTGCTGCGCGATCAGGGCTACGCGCCCACCGTGAACGCCCCCGAGGGCGGCAAGGTGACCGTCTTGATCGGACCCTTCAGCGGCGAGGCCGTGACCGACACCGAGGCGAAGCTGGACGCGGGCGGCTTCGACCACTTCCGGGTGAGGTGA